The Asterias rubens unplaced genomic scaffold, eAstRub1.3, whole genome shotgun sequence region ATTCTGACTCTGCAATTCTCGCAATACCATCAGTGTTCTcccgagactgctggcccccaCAAGACTACTGCTGTTGCGACTCTGATCTCTTGTAACAGAGGGCAGTCGGGTATACAAGAGCCGCATGCGCGAGCAGTTTTCAACCACTATGAgagctacatgtagctactCAACGTATTACGCTTTCACAACCTTAACGATTTGTTCACAAGTCTATTAATGACACCAATCTATCAGAACATATTTCTGTTTTGATCTTGATGTCTGATAAGATTTTGTTAGAGTGTGATCTTATTCTCTTGCCTGGCTGACGTGAAAAATAAGCAATACAACTCGTTCTTAACTGTCAACAAAAGTTGTTGTACTCCCACGATCAAAATTAATAGTGGCATTTTTAAGGTTGGAAACCAggtttaattatgttttttttttttttaatatggaaTGGATTCTGAATTGGAATGCAATAGTGATCATTCCTGTtggtttcattttgcaaaattaGTAAAGAAAGTAAAGTGTTCAGACATTAACATGGCAAATTACAGCGATACAGTTCTGTTTATATTACCACTAGCACTATCAATCtcaaattacaaaaatacaatttgtttgtgtacatttaaTTTTCCACCCCATAAAATAAGTTCATCAGATCATACATTTACATAcatgtttaataattataatcaaaatgaaaatatacaTTTCCCCGTTTAAaaatctgtgtacaaaaattGATCTAATGACTAATAACAAAAATGGACGGAATTTACTGATAGTTTTGAACATATTAATATCAAGTCAACTGGATGTTGACTTTCATGTACTGATAATTTATACAAACTCATACATAAACAtagttttacatgtatttacccTACAAAATGAAAGTAAAAGAATTTGTACCAGATCTGAGATTATGTTAATTCTACATTCAGTGAGAAATAATTGTTGAAAGGAATCCAACATTTTACAAACTCATAaccaaagttgaaacaaaaactcAGTTTGCCTTTAAGAAATTTGATGCATGCTGAGGTTGAAATGTGAGTAAGGACGACAAGTGTTATTTGCTATTCAACTAATCGCACAGCAAAATGATGCCACTTGTTGACTAttgcaatttttaaataaacttatTCACAATAAACCAAAACCATTCGTTTTTATGTTTCCATATCAATGTCAAAATTTGATATAACTGACTGTGACTGTGTGAATGTTCTCAAAGAAATCTCGGCAAAAAAATCCTAAATGATACACTTCCTCCTAATTGAACCCATTCACCCCTAAACTCGAAACAGTTTATGACTCTTCCTTTTTCTTCGGTGGCTTTCGTTTCCCATAAGTCCGTTCCCATGTAACGGCATTCTGGCGATCGGATTTAGTGACACAGCTGAAGTCAATCTTCTTCAGTTGTGGAAGTTTAGCTACGATGCTTTGTCTGTAACCCTTCTGATCCTCAATGGGATTCCCATGAAGGGTCAGAGCGATCAGATTGGGTAGGCCAGCAAGCTTCTCCATCTCACTGATGTTGGTGATGTTGTTGCCATGGAGATACAACACTTTCAGCTTGGTGTATTTCAGAAGTATCTGAAAAGTAGGAGAAAGGATATGTCTGTTTTATTTAGCCTCATCAGTTTTCAATTAACTGTTCTCTCTGGGGCCCCTGGACACGTACACAATTAAAAGTTAGGTTTAACTCAATTTTCCCAAGCTGTTCTTTGCTTTGAGAATATGGATTCTATCGTGTCTACAGTTGATCTTTTTCATGCTGCGCCACCAGGTATCTGGAAATCTCGACCACTTGCTCTTTGATCTTGTCTAGTACccaaaaaattcaaatctcttctcaaaacttatcttatgtcacatgAATTCAAGGACTAATTTGACTTATttggttgtgtctgtttttcttttgttttgtttttggtttgactgCACCTTGAACGGTGGATATGTGCTCATTACAAGTCATTGATGTATTGGTTGCACTGAAAAGCAAAGGATGCTTATTTTATCACACAAGCGCCTTAAGCGTAACTGAATTACGGGTATTagcgctataagaagccactattgtcTTAATAGACTGGCCTTATACTTCGCTgttgtaagggcaaggcagtttcTCCTTATAAAATGGCATGTATGGTGGCAAGTTAAATTTCTAccgtaacatttcaaggggcaccaataCTAGGAGCAATGTAGGCAATTGCTTCCATTACCTCcatgaagtattaggcctgcaAAGTACAAACCTTCATAACTCATTCTCTGATCAGTTTCCATGCCATGATTACGTTTGTGTTTACTTTGGTAACTCGGCAGGATCCTAAAGTGAGGACATTAAGCCAAGGATGCTTGATTGTTGGTAGGGTGCTTGATTGTTGGTGGGGTGCAGATTGGACACAAAAGTGCTATCATGAACGAAACTTGTTAAGCTTGGTAAGAAATCTTGATAGGCAAACTTTTTGATTTCCGTATTAGCAGTTTGTGAGAGCTACTTACTGGATCAATTTTAGAGAAGTCGTTAAAGGAGAGGTCAATCCAGGTCAAATCTTCTGGGAATTCAACGATCTTGATCAGGGTGGTGTCAAGGCCTGTCATCTCCGACATCTGATTGTTATTAAGCTTAACTGTTTGGGTGTTGACCTTCCCTTCAGAATTCTTgtcatttttgttgattttcacTCTCGGATCTTCATCCAGTacatctgcaaaaaaaaaaaacatacaaagttTTCTCAATATTCAAATACAAGACTcccataattaaaaaataaaggcaTGAGAAATGCTGTGAATTACGGGTAGATTTTTCTTTTGGTGAAGATCCTAAACTCTTTTTCCTAAAACACTATTACGTCATACAATACTAGTGCCCTCTTTAAATGTGAACTCCAGtagccaaaatttgatacaGTTTACAATACTTTGCAATCCTGATTGTCTAAGGGTGTATGATATAATTACATTGGGCTGATTTCTTCAGAAAAGGAGGTGCAAGGATCGAGTCccacttttaaaactttggttTTATCCCCAAAATTAAGAGTCCTCTTTATGGtaatacaggtacatgtatattgattcccaatttgatttgtttataacAAAACCCCCCACTTGTTAGGAAATAAAGTCTGaattatattaaataattaGCTGATTACCATCTCATGACTGCAGAATATGTCACGTTCACCAAAACCATTAAAATAAACGGCTGCTTATCAAAGATACCCAGTACATGTACCAGGTATATATCAGCTGCCACAAAAAGGAAAGCATTACCAATTGTTTTTAAGGGAGCCATTAACAGAAAGTTCAAGACAAGATACTCTAGATTGTAACAATTTAAACAAGTTGCTTCACCTTCCACTAATAGCATTCCCTTGAATGAATAATCCAAAGTTGGATGGTTGCAGTTGTCATTCTTGGCATCAATGCCACCTCTTGGGCTTAACTCAGTCATTGCATCTACTTCCAGCTTACATGTATGATGTAGGTTACCTAGGAGTGGGAGATGACATGAAATTGATATATTATCATATATcttatttaaattaaaacagcACACTATTGCGGTAGTGTTACTTAAACTAATTAGTGAATTTAAATCGTGTTTCTTATGCCTTTGGGAAGTAATGTTTGTTCATTTATATTGTAAGCTTGTGTTTTGTAGATCCTCTCATTTCAACCACCCCAGGCCCTCAACCCATCCCAGTTACAATGCCCAACCAGGCAGTGCTCTGTTCGTTTACGATGCTCGCCGTTCACGCATTAAAGCGCACACATCACTTTAACACAATGCAATGTGCTGAAGTACTAGAAATAGTAGCTTTGTAATCCCcctttaacaaaaggtttagTTCGACTCGGCAGGCTCGGCTGAAGCTCAGCAGGACATTGGTCTACTGGACTGTCCACTggcggtcgcactaaataccgacaactcacgacccctcacgacaacaaatttaatgcactttaaaagaacatttgaacataagtcaaccgttaaatgTAGAAGTGTCATGCATCCAAATCACTTTCagattaatgattttttttattttgaactgTAAAGAGAAagatttttcaccccaaattaGTAACCAACGCTATTaaccgccatgttgtctttcgacttACCTAGACGATAACATTATACTGCGAGGATTATTTCTAAGGACTGAGTTGCATTCTATTCTTCTCGTAAATAACAAAGCCACCACTCTGGAATTTGAAGTTACGAGGGGacatttaaatataatattttgatATTGAAACTCCATGAGAGCTGAGGCATATAAAAGGGTAACTAATCATCTTGCATTTAGTATTACCCGTGAACAAAAATGAAAGCGGTGAACATGTTGAGGGAAGTAAAGAACATGCGCTGCAACACAACTTTGGCAATTTGttaactcaacaaaaaggcaatGCAAATTGCAAGCATTATGATGAATGGTGGGGAAACTGATGTTATTGATGGTAAACGCTCCTAAATTATTCACAACctattatttttcaaaagcaTCATCGGATCAGAGATTAGTAATCTCTGATCCGACGAGGCCCAAAATGATACTAGaccctacttctagaaactataaggctatAATATATCCTatcgtcatacgttatcgaccctcatatgttttcgaaccccaactttgattcgcGTTTACCGctagattgtgcaagctgcaccggttgCAGAAGCCccgcagtttactcacggtctgtatttttatcaggcttaatcatgctgagaataaagtttcctgatgttggttatgctcaaacatttataaaatgattgatttttggtacaaatcactacacattattatgccaacattcaattgatatcaatataaaccacaagggaaactgactgggtaaatttgtaaatgatttttggggttgaacaaagaattgactggagtgggattcgaaccaatctCGAAAGTTCGAAACAAAACTACTAACTCACTAGacggatcacgtgaggtggttactaattgggattctatggtgtgccaatatgaggaaaaaaattaaaatattgtaagtgaaaatgacacttttatttttttgattaaagccattggaacctttcggtacagaaaaaaaacaagttcacagatttacaaataacttacagggtttacagcaggtagtggtgaaagacttctcttgaaatattattccatgaaatgctttactttttgagaaaacagtaaaacaatatcaattctcgttggcgagaattacggatttattttaaacacatgtcatggcacggagaaacgtgcggatacacgGGTGGAGATAAGGCGAGGTACACATTACTATTTTATATAAGAATGTTAGGTACACTACATAATTAGATCGTTTACGTTCCAGTCATTACAATTTaccttaattttttatttttatagtttGTACTAAAAACAATTTTAGTTAATTTTACAACCATTTTATTAACCTACCCTCCTCCCTGACCGCCACCGTGACCTTGTTGTAACTTGAATTGACGAATTtggttaacaaaacaaatcttcGAGATTGCGTATGATGAACTATGGATAAAAATACAATCTTAAAGTCATTCAGCAGGATGAAGCGCCACAAAAAGTCTAAAGACACGGAAGATGTTTAAGTCGCCATCTTGGTTGTTCAGGGTAACGAACTTTAGTAGTAGAGATAGAGGACTTAAACTTGTCTAAGTCGTATTGTACTTTTTTGACCGCATGAGGGCGTATGTATGTGTTTTTCCATAGAAATAAAACCCgggtctcacaacgaaaccgcacgcacaatgagacactcagcgttctccgggttctatttctatggtgtTTTCATAAAATTATGCGGGTAAACTACAAACCGGCAATTAAATTAATATGAAGCTGTAATGTTGATGCAAGACAATTACTGTTTCCCTGACAGCGTCCCCATGTGACCATGCAtttgttttagaaaataatgttgaagttgGGATTCAATTGTACGTAGGCCCAACACCTATACCATAACTAATTAGTGTAGTGATATTTTCCCTGTTATTTTGTATACAGCAAAAACTTTCATTGCGGAAacatgcaaatccatggtgaacgtgcaTGGCCAAAATGTTCTACTaaactgtgaaatacacttgcttGCATAGCAACATATtatgctacagtaagcacgaacaTATTCTTACTGGTAAGCAACACTATGAACTTGGGACCAACATCTAAACCGAGGCATAGAAACAACTCTAGCCTGACGCCATTGTCTCAGCTTATTATGCTTATTAGGGACAATACTGTAGGCGCATGATTGAAGACTGCAACAAGACTTCTTAAACTGGTTCTGTCTCTAGCCATTGGGATGCCACATCGAAATGTTACCCCAAAAGCCTTAAATATAGTTTTAAATTACCTTTTAAAGGTGTTTTCCCACGTAGAATGAACAATATCCAACTTGTGGTTGTAAGGGAAATAACCGGGCATTAAACtattcatgtgacgtcacgctATTGCtgtgagggaccgtgttcacgtAGGGACCGTAAGCA contains the following coding sequences:
- the LOC117306615 gene encoding leucine-rich repeat-containing protein 51-like, yielding MTELSPRGGIDAKNDNCNHPTLDYSFKGMLLVEDVLDEDPRVKINKNDKNSEGKVNTQTVKLNNNQMSEMTGLDTTLIKIVEFPEDLTWIDLSFNDFSKIDPILLKYTKLKVLYLHGNNITNISEMEKLAGLPNLIALTLHGNPIEDQKGYRQSIVAKLPQLKKIDFSCVTKSDRQNAVTWERTYGKRKPPKKKEES